From Mesorhizobium sp. Pch-S:
GACCCTGCCCAGCACGACGACCCGGCTGGCATGTTCGAACATGCTTCGGATGCGGCGGTCGAGAAAACCGCCATCCCCACTCCAGAAAGACCTGTATTCCGCGCCATGCAGATGCAGCACGTAAGGAATGCCGAGCATGCGCGCGCACCTGGCAATGACCAGCTTCCGGTAGGTGCTGCCCATGCTCGCCACGTTGATGTGAATGACATCGGCGCGCCCGGCGAGGCGCGCCGCAAGCATGCGCAGACAGAAACCGAGCGTGTAGAAGACCGAAAGTCCGACATGTCCCGGACCGCGGGTAGCGATGAAGCGCACGTCGATGTCCGCGCTGTCCTGCCGTTCGAGCTGCAGCTTGAGCGCGCCCATCAGCCGGTCGATGCCGCCTTGCCCCAGCCCCCCCGAGGGCGTTGCGACCAGGACATGCATTTTTTGATGGCTTGCGGAAGGCTGCAACATGACACCATTGCGGATAACACACGCGACCCAGCCGTAAAGCAAAGGTCTCAAATAAAGCTTATGGCCGAAGTGATATGCTGTTCTTTAGTGCCATGATGCTGGATTTCCCGCCTCCCAACGGTTAATCAGGCGGAATTGTCCGGGGAAAACCCTTTGCTGCTTCGCTCAACGCTTATATACGCCCCGGCGATCCTGCTGACACGCATTTCCGCTTTGCTCCTGCTGGTCATCATGACCCGCATGATCGACCAGAACCAGTATGGCCTGCTGACGCTGGTGGTTACGGTCGGCGAAATGACGGATGTCGCCGTCACCAGCTGGCTGCGCATTTCACTGCTGAGACTCGGCGGCAAGGGCGACATCAGCAAGGGCAGCCTGATCCTGGCGGGACAGGTGCTTCTGGCCACGACGACCATTGCACTGGTCATCTCCGCGATTGCCTCGGTGCTCATCGTGCCGGAGCATTGGGGCGAGTTTGCCTTAGCCGTCGGCAGCTACCTGATCGCCGGCTCCATCGGCCGCTTTGCCTTGACCGTCCTGCAGATGCAGCAGCGGCATTCGGTCTATTCGATGCTCGAAGCCTTGCGCAGCCTGCTGCAGCTGGTCCTGCCGATCGCCGCCGTCTTCCTGTTCCAGCGCTCCTTCCTGGCGGTGTCCCTCGGCTCTAGCCTCGGCATGCTGATTGCCGGTATCACGGCGGGCATCGTCGCATCCCGACACATCGTTCCGGGTCCGTCACGCTTCACGCGCCAGGAGTTTTTTGCCTTCGGCGCTCCCCTGGTCATCATGGCCCTGGTCGGCTTCGGTCTGAACAGCGCCGAGCGACTGTTCCTCAAGGTCTATTACGACGCCAGCGCCGTGGCGGTCTTTGCTGCAGCTTATGCGTTGGCCCGACAGCCGATCGACATGATTGCCAATGCAATCAACACCGGCGCCTTCCCGGAAGTGGTGAACCGCTTCGACGAAGAGGGGCCCGAGGCGTCAAGCCGTCTGCTGTCGCAACTCATGGCCCTGATGATGCGCCTTTGCCTGCCGGTCGCGGCAATGCTGGTGGCGCTCAGCACCGACATCACACGGCTCATGCTGCCTGCTGACTATCATGGCCGCTTCGGCCTGCTGTTTCCGGTCATCGCCTTCAGCGTGCTCTGCACCAATCTCGCAACCTTCGTCTATGGTGTCGTGGTGCACGCGCACAAACGACCCTGGTTACTGATCATCGTCAATTTCGTCGGCTCGGTCGGGACGATTTCGCTGTCTTTCCTGCTGATCCCCACCATGGCGGAACTGGGTGCCGCCCTGGCTCTGGCGGGCGGATCGGTCGCGGCCCTGGCGAGTTGCATCGTCATCGCCCAAAGGCTGACGCCGGTGCCCGTGCCGTGGCGCGACATCGGCGTTTCCGTCATCATCTCCGCGAGCACTGGCGTGGCTGCCGCCCTCACCGCGGCCCTGCTCAGCCATGCGCCGCCGATCCTGCCGCTGGCAGCCGGCGGCAGCGCCGGTACCGCGACCTTCTTTGCGCTGATCTGTATGTTCTATCCGACCGAGGCGATGCTGTTCATCGACAAGGTCAAGGCGCGACTGCCGATCCTGCAAGGCAGGAGGTAAAGGCCGCGCTGCTATCCGAGTACGGCCTAGGAGGTTGCATTCCCGCGTATGCGACGGTGCCAGAACTCCCGGCAGAGCAGCCATGCATAGGCGGTGTTGGTGTCGTAGTAACGCCGCCACAAGCGCCGAGGCTCCTGTGCGACGCGAAACAGCCACTCCATGCCGAGTGCCTGAACCAGTCTCGGCGCCCGGGCGACCTTGCCGCCATAGACGTCGAAGCTGCCGCCCACGCCCATCACGAAGCTCGGCTTGAGATCATCACGGTAACGCTTGAGGAAACGCTCCTTTCTCGGTGTCGGCATCGCCACGAACAGGCAGTCCGCGCCCGAGGCATTGATGGCATGGACGATCTCCGGCTCCTCCTCGGCCTTGAAATAACCATTGCGCTTGCCGGCAATGACCAGGCTCGGATGGTCGATCGCCAACTGGCTTTCCACCGCATCGAGAACATGCTGTTCGGCCCCCAGGAGAAAC
This genomic window contains:
- a CDS encoding oligosaccharide flippase family protein, which gives rise to MLLRSTLIYAPAILLTRISALLLLVIMTRMIDQNQYGLLTLVVTVGEMTDVAVTSWLRISLLRLGGKGDISKGSLILAGQVLLATTTIALVISAIASVLIVPEHWGEFALAVGSYLIAGSIGRFALTVLQMQQRHSVYSMLEALRSLLQLVLPIAAVFLFQRSFLAVSLGSSLGMLIAGITAGIVASRHIVPGPSRFTRQEFFAFGAPLVIMALVGFGLNSAERLFLKVYYDASAVAVFAAAYALARQPIDMIANAINTGAFPEVVNRFDEEGPEASSRLLSQLMALMMRLCLPVAAMLVALSTDITRLMLPADYHGRFGLLFPVIAFSVLCTNLATFVYGVVVHAHKRPWLLIIVNFVGSVGTISLSFLLIPTMAELGAALALAGGSVAALASCIVIAQRLTPVPVPWRDIGVSVIISASTGVAAALTAALLSHAPPILPLAAGGSAGTATFFALICMFYPTEAMLFIDKVKARLPILQGRR
- a CDS encoding WecB/TagA/CpsF family glycosyltransferase, yielding MTMHDAAWAQHPLLASRRREFLDAPIHALTMAETLAVADEAMAAHRPLHHVVVNVAKLVNMRKNAELRDDVITADLINVDGKGVLWGARLCGVKLPERVTGVDVMINVLALCARKGYRPFLLGAEQHVLDAVESQLAIDHPSLVIAGKRNGYFKAEEEPEIVHAINASGADCLFVAMPTPRKERFLKRYRDDLKPSFVMGVGGSFDVYGGKVARAPRLVQALGMEWLFRVAQEPRRLWRRYYDTNTAYAWLLCREFWHRRIRGNATS